In Allorhizobium pseudoryzae, the genomic window TCATGCCGCCTGCTCCTGTCTCCCGAGAGGAATGAAGGCGGCGGCGAGCCCCGCAAGCGCCCCGGCGGCGATGTACCAGGCGCCGGGCACGAGGCTGTGCACCGTCAGCGAAGCAACAGCGCTGGCGGCGAGGATGAGGCCGGTTTCGGTACCCTTCCAGAAGCCCATCAGGAGCACGATGAAGACCGCCGGAAAGGCGAAATCGAGCCCGTAGATCGCCACATCCCCGAGAAGCGCGCCGAACAGAGCGCCACAGAGGCTTGCGAGCACCCAGCCGCCATAAAAGGGCAGTGCCAGACCGAGATAGAAGGCGGGCGTCAGCGGTTGCTGGCGCGCGCGCGCTTCGGCCAGCGCCCAGTTCTCGTCTGCCATCACCAGAAGCGTCGGCAGTTTCTGCCAGGGGCGGAAGAGACCGAGGCTGCGCTCCAGCGAGGCGCCCATCAGGATGTGGCGCAGGTTGACGAGCAGGGC contains:
- a CDS encoding AzlC family ABC transporter permease, producing the protein MTSDLARREFLDGNRTILPLVFAAFPIGFVFGTVAAGNGLSPLETVLMSALVFAGGSQFVAMDLWTHPAAWSALGLAALLVNLRHILMGASLERSLGLFRPWQKLPTLLVMADENWALAEARARQQPLTPAFYLGLALPFYGGWVLASLCGALFGALLGDVAIYGLDFAFPAVFIVLLMGFWKGTETGLILAASAVASLTVHSLVPGAWYIAAGALAGLAAAFIPLGRQEQAA